Proteins from one Panthera leo isolate Ple1 chromosome D1, P.leo_Ple1_pat1.1, whole genome shotgun sequence genomic window:
- the LOC122201058 gene encoding guanine nucleotide-binding protein G(I)/G(S)/G(O) subunit gamma-3-like, with the protein MKAETPVNSTMSTEQARKMVKQLKSEATLCRIKVFKAAADLMAYCDAHSCEDPLITPVPTLENLFWEKKFFCALL; encoded by the coding sequence ATGAAAGCGGAGACTCCTGTGAACAGCACAATGAGTACTGAGCAAGCCCGCAAGATGGTGAAACAGCTGAAGAGTGAAGCCACCTTGTGCCGGATAAAGGTGTTCAAGGCAGCAGCAGACTTGATGGCTTACTGTGATGCCCACTCCTGCGAGGATCCCCTCATCACCCCTGTGCCCACTTTGGAGAACCTCTTCTGGGAGAAGAAGTTCTTCTGTGCCCTCCTTTGA
- the CD3G gene encoding T-cell surface glycoprotein CD3 gamma chain, with product MEQGKQLAGLILAVTLLQGTLAQSKQEIPVVRVNSDREDGSVLLTCESPDKDVKWFKDGKEIKSHEKNKNIQNLGSSIKDPQGIYWCQGSKNRSRTLQVYFRMCQNCIELSGATVTGFVFAEIISILFLAVGVYFIAGQDGVRQSRASDKQTLLSNDQLYQPLKDRENDHYSHLQGKQLRKN from the exons GTACTCTGGCCCAGTCAAAACAAG AAATTCCTGTGGTAAGAGTAAACAGCGATCGAGAAGATGGTTCGGTACTTCTGACTTGTGAGTCACCAGACAAAGATGTCAAATGGTTTAAAGATGGGAAGGAAATAAAGTCCCacgaaaagaataaaaatatacagaatctGGGAAGCAGTATCAAGGACCCTCAAGGGATATATTGGTGTCAAGGATCCAAGAACCGCTCAAGAACACTCCAAGTGTATTTCAGAA TGTGTCAGAACTGCATTGAACTAAGCGGAGCCACCGTAACCGGCTTTGTCTTCGCTGAGATCATCAGCATTTTGTTCCTTGCTGTTGGGGTCTACTTCATTGCTGGACAGGATGGAGTTCGCCAGTCAAGAG CTTCGGACAAGCAGACTCTGTTGTCCAACGACCAGCTCTACCAG CCCCTCAAGGATCGGGAAAATGACCATTACAGCCACCTTCAAGGAAAACAGTTGAGGAAAAATTGA